One genomic region from Arthrobacter pigmenti encodes:
- a CDS encoding FAD-dependent oxidoreductase, translating into MSSTTSARPLRVAIIGAGPAGVYAADILTKSQEVKGGDFEVSIDLFDQYPAPYGLIRYGVAPDHPRIKGIVNALHKVLDRGDIRFLGNVNYGRDLTLSDFRTFYDAVIFATGAVKDAELNVPGVDLEGSFGGADFVSWYDGHPDVDRDWPLDAKEIAVIGNGNVALDIARVLSKHADDLLVTEIPANVYAALKRSPVTDVHVFGRRGPAQVKFTPLELRELSHSRDVDIVLYPEDFDFDEASEQQIATNNQTKTMVKTLTNWLVEDDGPDSRVASRRLHLHFLHSPVEITDSPETPGKVANIRFERTQLNGTGSVEGSGEYVDYPVQAVYRAIGYFGSELPEVGYDDRHGVIPNEGGRVIDESGNPVPGIYCTGWIKRGPVGLIGHTKGDALETIGFLLEDRLNLPAAEHPSEDAIINLLEERGVRYTTWEGWLRLDDHELKLGANYAHDDGTLPELVRERVKLVPREEMISISRGE; encoded by the coding sequence GTGTCCAGCACGACGTCGGCCCGACCACTTCGGGTTGCCATCATCGGTGCCGGCCCGGCCGGTGTCTATGCCGCAGACATCCTGACCAAGTCGCAGGAAGTGAAGGGTGGAGACTTCGAGGTCTCCATCGACCTGTTCGACCAGTACCCTGCGCCTTACGGCCTCATCCGGTACGGCGTTGCCCCTGATCATCCCCGTATCAAGGGGATCGTCAACGCCCTCCACAAGGTGCTGGATCGCGGCGACATACGATTCCTGGGCAACGTCAACTACGGGCGGGACCTCACCCTCTCCGACTTCCGCACCTTCTACGACGCCGTCATCTTCGCGACCGGCGCGGTGAAGGATGCCGAGTTGAATGTTCCGGGCGTTGACCTTGAGGGCTCGTTCGGGGGAGCGGACTTCGTGTCCTGGTACGACGGGCATCCGGACGTGGACCGCGACTGGCCGTTGGACGCCAAGGAGATCGCCGTCATCGGTAACGGCAACGTCGCCCTGGATATCGCGCGCGTGCTGTCCAAGCATGCTGACGACCTGCTGGTGACCGAGATTCCCGCGAACGTCTATGCGGCATTGAAGAGGTCGCCCGTCACTGACGTGCACGTCTTCGGCCGCCGCGGTCCGGCCCAGGTGAAGTTCACGCCGCTGGAGCTGCGTGAACTCTCCCACTCCCGCGACGTTGACATTGTGCTTTACCCCGAGGACTTCGACTTCGACGAGGCGTCCGAGCAACAGATCGCCACCAATAACCAGACCAAGACCATGGTCAAGACCCTGACCAACTGGCTGGTTGAGGATGACGGCCCCGATTCAAGGGTCGCTTCCCGCCGTCTTCACCTGCACTTCCTGCACAGCCCGGTCGAGATTACCGATTCACCGGAAACTCCGGGCAAGGTGGCGAACATTCGTTTTGAGCGCACCCAGTTGAACGGCACCGGTTCTGTTGAGGGCAGTGGCGAGTATGTCGACTATCCGGTTCAGGCGGTGTACCGGGCGATCGGCTACTTCGGCTCCGAGCTTCCCGAGGTAGGCTACGACGATCGGCACGGCGTCATCCCGAACGAGGGAGGCCGCGTCATCGACGAGTCCGGCAATCCGGTTCCCGGGATCTACTGCACGGGTTGGATCAAGCGCGGGCCGGTTGGCCTCATTGGCCACACCAAGGGTGATGCACTTGAAACCATCGGCTTCCTCCTTGAGGACCGTCTGAACCTTCCGGCGGCGGAGCACCCGTCCGAGGATGCCATTATCAACCTCCTCGAGGAGCGCGGCGTCCGTTACACCACCTGGGAAGGCTGGCTTCGGCTCGACGACCATGAGCTCAAGTTGGGCGCGAATTACGCGCACGACGACGGCACGCTGCCCGAGCTCGTCCGTGAACGCGTGAAGCTGGTGCCCCGCGAAGAGATGATCTCGATCTCCCGCGGCGAGTAG
- a CDS encoding HNH endonuclease signature motif containing protein, giving the protein MDDSSVDGSGVSSSADEDAPEGVEAAGPEALVRQLIEQHPRLQGLPDALDLLKAADRLTSWVAAQQAELIAQVHHHVNGHEMFRTGQQHPGTGFTYTAQEIAPLLRVPGRTAQQILSEALTLCKDLPATWEALEAGTLSPVQAQVIVQESGTIPAEAIPGYEEQILDTAATLTRPKLAQRCRRLREELHPESIIERRKRAAKDRDVTIHSEQDGMAWLGAYLPAEQAHGIFNRVNTAARALQSPDEPRTLNQLRADVFTDVLTHTCTGDPKNGTGHRGVGANVFLTVPVMTLLGHRKQDWQNATGSGVGGSSTTTGDAAGSTSKKGTAGNMDAPAGSAMNSNDPTGAGAGGPAGAGTGGTGHDGQDPLDSDVNGFHLNGADLNGADSGAGVPDLEGCTDGHLDGYGPIDPETARNLAAHAPSFTRILVHPETGAVLSVGRDRYRPPKHLQDWVRITHPTCIHPGCNRSSWTSEIDHTIPWAHGGTTELSNLAPRCKLHHTLKTDGIWADFTTDPSGAVHSTSLAGKTYTTLPEPPPPF; this is encoded by the coding sequence GTGGACGATTCCTCCGTGGACGGGTCCGGTGTCAGCTCCTCGGCGGATGAGGATGCGCCCGAAGGTGTGGAAGCTGCCGGACCGGAGGCGCTGGTACGGCAGCTCATCGAGCAGCATCCACGGCTACAAGGGTTACCGGACGCTTTGGACCTGCTGAAAGCTGCTGACCGGCTCACGTCGTGGGTTGCCGCACAGCAGGCGGAACTGATCGCCCAGGTCCACCACCACGTAAACGGGCACGAAATGTTCCGGACCGGCCAGCAGCACCCAGGGACAGGTTTCACCTACACCGCCCAAGAGATCGCACCCCTGCTGCGGGTACCGGGCCGGACCGCGCAGCAGATCCTCAGCGAAGCGCTCACCCTGTGTAAGGACCTACCGGCCACCTGGGAAGCCCTCGAAGCCGGAACTCTCAGCCCCGTCCAAGCCCAGGTGATCGTGCAGGAATCCGGGACCATCCCAGCCGAAGCAATACCGGGGTACGAGGAGCAAATCCTGGACACCGCAGCCACGTTGACGCGCCCGAAACTGGCGCAGCGGTGCCGCCGGCTACGGGAGGAACTACACCCTGAGTCGATCATCGAACGCCGCAAACGGGCAGCCAAGGACCGCGACGTCACCATCCACTCAGAGCAGGACGGTATGGCCTGGCTCGGCGCGTACCTGCCCGCGGAACAAGCGCACGGGATCTTCAACCGGGTCAACACCGCCGCCCGAGCCCTGCAAAGCCCGGACGAACCACGCACCCTGAACCAACTCCGTGCGGACGTCTTCACCGACGTCCTCACCCACACCTGCACCGGGGACCCGAAGAACGGCACCGGCCACCGCGGTGTCGGTGCGAACGTGTTCCTCACCGTCCCCGTCATGACCCTCCTCGGACACCGGAAACAGGACTGGCAAAACGCCACCGGCAGCGGTGTCGGAGGATCGAGCACAACAACTGGCGACGCTGCCGGAAGCACGAGCAAGAAGGGCACGGCGGGCAATATGGACGCTCCGGCCGGTTCCGCTATGAACAGCAACGATCCCACCGGCGCGGGTGCAGGCGGTCCCGCCGGCGCTGGCACAGGCGGGACCGGCCACGACGGCCAGGATCCCCTCGACTCCGACGTGAACGGCTTCCACTTGAACGGTGCTGATCTGAATGGTGCTGATTCCGGTGCTGGTGTGCCGGATCTGGAGGGTTGCACGGATGGCCATCTGGACGGGTACGGTCCCATCGACCCGGAAACCGCCCGCAACCTCGCAGCCCACGCACCCAGCTTCACCAGAATCCTCGTCCACCCCGAAACCGGTGCAGTCCTCAGCGTCGGCAGGGACAGATACCGCCCACCCAAACACCTCCAGGACTGGGTGCGGATCACCCACCCCACCTGCATCCATCCCGGCTGCAACCGATCCTCCTGGACCTCAGAAATCGACCACACCATCCCCTGGGCCCACGGCGGCACCACCGAACTCAGCAACCTCGCGCCCCGATGCAAACTCCACCACACACTCAAAACCGACGGCATCTGGGCAGATTTCACAACAGACCCATCCGGTGCGGTACACAGCACCTCACTCGCCGGCAAAACCTACACCACGCTCCCCGAACCACCACCACCGTTCTAG
- a CDS encoding ABC transporter substrate-binding protein produces MTPPSLSRRSLLSAGLTIGAGALAAGITGCGPSQPVTEIPLGAATGVPAPGKRLRVARPAASAAETLDSASSLSAYEYLGALYNRLVKLDRQGQTVPDLAEEWSSTPDGRVWTFKLRENVKFHNGQTLVAADAAYSIARILDPEVASPQAGVLAPILEPAGIRAVDPLTLVFDLLSPNAEFPSLLTAYQCYIVPEGMAPTPGFAVGTGPFRLSSFTPAGRGSVEAFPDHFAGPPALEGIDFYSVQDTSARVNALLAGQIDFISQTNLDFATARVVASSSNTTVARSENAQWYTIPMLATSPEFSDPLVRQAMKLAYNPQDIVATALQGNGTPGWDNPVTPSDAAFLDFQREYDPEKARALLQQAGKEGFTTEIFTSAYDPVFTPMAVAYADAVKAAGINLRVTSASADSYYTEIWIQEPLCVSYWFTGRPIDQLLNQIFRSGSSYNEAAWSNEQFDGLLMAARREMNDERRRSIYQDAQRVIIDDGADMTPMFGDRLVGLARNVVNYDEYGFEFDYINIGLT; encoded by the coding sequence ATGACTCCACCATCGCTTTCCCGCAGAAGCCTCCTGTCTGCCGGGTTGACCATTGGAGCCGGTGCTCTCGCGGCAGGCATCACCGGCTGTGGACCCTCGCAGCCGGTCACCGAAATCCCACTGGGAGCGGCAACCGGAGTACCAGCGCCGGGCAAACGGCTAAGGGTGGCACGGCCCGCAGCTTCGGCAGCCGAAACGCTGGATTCTGCGAGCTCGCTCTCGGCCTACGAATACCTGGGAGCCCTCTATAACCGCCTGGTCAAGCTCGACCGGCAGGGCCAAACCGTGCCGGACCTGGCTGAGGAATGGAGTTCGACGCCGGATGGCCGGGTTTGGACCTTCAAACTCCGCGAGAACGTGAAATTCCATAACGGTCAGACCCTGGTCGCCGCGGATGCTGCCTACTCCATCGCCCGAATCCTCGATCCGGAGGTGGCCTCCCCGCAGGCAGGAGTGCTTGCCCCGATCCTCGAACCCGCAGGCATCAGGGCAGTCGATCCCCTGACCCTCGTCTTCGATCTGCTCTCACCCAATGCTGAGTTCCCGTCCCTCCTGACGGCGTACCAGTGCTACATCGTCCCTGAGGGCATGGCTCCCACGCCCGGCTTCGCCGTCGGGACCGGACCCTTCCGGCTCTCTTCCTTCACTCCCGCAGGGAGGGGAAGCGTGGAAGCATTTCCGGATCACTTCGCCGGCCCACCCGCTCTGGAAGGCATCGACTTCTACTCCGTCCAGGACACCAGCGCCAGAGTCAACGCACTCCTGGCCGGTCAGATCGATTTCATCAGCCAGACCAACCTGGACTTCGCCACCGCGCGGGTGGTGGCGTCGTCGTCGAACACCACGGTGGCGCGGTCAGAGAACGCCCAGTGGTACACGATCCCGATGCTGGCCACCTCGCCGGAGTTCTCCGATCCGCTGGTGCGCCAGGCGATGAAGCTCGCCTACAACCCACAGGACATCGTGGCGACCGCTCTGCAAGGCAACGGCACGCCCGGCTGGGACAACCCGGTAACGCCGTCGGACGCAGCCTTCCTGGACTTCCAGCGCGAGTATGACCCGGAGAAGGCTCGGGCGCTCCTGCAGCAGGCGGGAAAGGAAGGCTTCACCACCGAGATCTTCACCTCGGCCTATGACCCGGTGTTCACGCCCATGGCCGTGGCCTATGCGGACGCCGTCAAAGCAGCCGGAATCAATCTCCGCGTGACCAGCGCGTCGGCCGATTCCTACTACACGGAGATCTGGATCCAGGAACCGCTGTGCGTCAGCTACTGGTTCACCGGACGGCCCATCGACCAATTGCTGAACCAGATCTTCCGGTCCGGCTCCTCCTACAACGAAGCGGCCTGGTCCAATGAGCAGTTCGACGGACTGCTCATGGCAGCCCGCCGCGAAATGAACGACGAGCGGCGCCGCTCGATCTACCAGGACGCGCAGCGCGTGATTATCGACGACGGCGCCGACATGACCCCGATGTTCGGGGACCGTCTGGTTGGCCTTGCCCGGAACGTCGTGAATTACGACGAGTACGGCTTCGAATTCGACTACATCAATATAGGGCTGACGTGA
- a CDS encoding dipeptide ABC transporter ATP-binding protein, with amino-acid sequence MTDSNPTRPANDDGALVQVSGLRISYEAGRDLVPVVQDVEFSIAAGESFGLVGESGSGKSTVARTLLAELRTGSKILGGEVRVDGQNVFDLDGQALRQLRGGTVALVAQNAGQSLTPSMQVGKQVREALESHGISGGRRRVLELLDQVRLPRVAELARRYPHQLSGGQQQRVSIAMAIAARPKVLVLDEPTTALDVVTQAAVLRLIEDLRSELNVAALIVSHDLGVVSGMADRVAVMRDGRILENQATAGLFARPEQEYTRELLDSVPRIGASAAITRTVQDEPLVEARDLTISYHAGAAPAVDGVDLTIRRGETLAVVGESGSGKSTMAWSLAGLTPASGGTMRLRDERVGQDGDLTQPVARRSTDLRRLVQLIFQNADTSLNPRQTVASAIRRPLRLFGTVPRKDERRRVEELLTEVGLPASFASRLPAQLSGGQRQRVGIARALAAEPGLIIADEITTALDVSVQAAILELLAELQKHRGLTTLFISHDLAVVKDVADRVVVMKNGRIVEEGPVDSIFSGPNHPYTESLVDAVLEPGELDLPEPGPSEDSWEDHPDGGWDEPSPGHRIRRWKDKATV; translated from the coding sequence GTGACAGACTCAAATCCGACGCGTCCAGCCAACGACGACGGCGCGCTCGTCCAGGTCTCCGGCCTCCGGATTTCGTACGAGGCAGGCCGCGACCTGGTACCCGTGGTGCAGGACGTCGAGTTCAGTATCGCTGCCGGCGAATCCTTCGGGCTGGTCGGGGAATCCGGCAGCGGAAAGTCCACCGTTGCACGCACGCTGCTGGCCGAGCTCCGAACAGGATCGAAGATTCTGGGCGGAGAGGTCCGCGTCGATGGGCAAAACGTCTTCGACCTGGACGGCCAGGCACTCCGGCAGCTGCGCGGGGGGACGGTTGCGCTGGTTGCGCAGAACGCCGGCCAGTCGCTCACACCGTCCATGCAGGTCGGCAAGCAGGTCCGGGAAGCACTTGAGAGCCACGGGATATCGGGCGGACGACGGCGGGTACTGGAGCTTCTGGACCAGGTTCGCCTTCCGCGCGTGGCTGAGTTGGCGAGGCGCTACCCGCACCAGCTCTCCGGCGGCCAGCAGCAGCGTGTGTCCATCGCCATGGCCATCGCTGCACGGCCGAAGGTGCTGGTACTGGATGAACCCACCACTGCGCTCGATGTGGTTACCCAGGCCGCCGTGCTGCGCCTGATCGAGGACCTGCGCAGCGAGCTGAACGTCGCCGCGCTGATCGTGAGCCATGACCTTGGCGTGGTCTCCGGGATGGCCGACCGCGTCGCAGTGATGCGGGACGGACGCATCCTGGAGAACCAGGCCACCGCCGGCCTGTTTGCCCGTCCGGAGCAGGAGTACACCAGGGAGCTGCTGGACAGCGTTCCCCGGATCGGTGCCTCTGCCGCGATCACGCGGACGGTTCAGGATGAGCCGCTGGTCGAGGCGCGGGACCTCACCATTTCCTATCACGCAGGCGCAGCACCCGCCGTCGACGGCGTGGACCTGACCATCCGCCGCGGTGAGACGCTCGCCGTCGTCGGCGAATCGGGCAGCGGGAAGTCCACTATGGCGTGGTCGCTGGCGGGCCTGACCCCCGCAAGCGGCGGCACCATGCGCCTGCGTGATGAGCGGGTAGGCCAGGACGGCGACCTCACTCAGCCGGTTGCCCGGCGCAGCACGGACCTCCGCCGCCTGGTGCAGCTCATCTTCCAGAACGCCGATACGTCCCTGAACCCCCGACAGACCGTGGCATCAGCCATCCGCCGGCCGCTGCGTCTGTTCGGCACGGTGCCCCGGAAGGACGAGCGGCGGAGGGTTGAGGAACTCCTCACCGAAGTGGGTCTTCCCGCCAGCTTCGCATCCAGGCTCCCCGCGCAGCTTTCCGGAGGGCAGCGGCAGCGCGTGGGCATCGCGCGGGCGCTCGCCGCGGAGCCGGGCCTGATCATCGCGGACGAAATCACCACCGCCCTGGACGTTTCAGTCCAGGCGGCGATTCTGGAGCTGCTCGCCGAGCTGCAGAAACACCGCGGCCTAACCACACTGTTCATCAGCCATGACCTGGCGGTGGTCAAGGACGTGGCGGATCGCGTGGTGGTCATGAAGAACGGGCGCATCGTCGAGGAAGGTCCGGTGGATAGCATCTTCAGCGGACCCAATCACCCGTACACGGAATCGCTCGTTGATGCCGTACTGGAGCCGGGCGAGCTCGACCTGCCGGAACCGGGTCCCAGCGAGGACTCCTGGGAGGACCACCCCGACGGCGGATGGGACGAGCCCTCACCCGGACACCGAATCCGCAGATGGAAGGACAAAGCAACAGTATGA
- a CDS encoding ABC transporter permease — protein sequence MLTLILRRLGTSILTILLASFFVFFAVQALPGDVAQQILGQNATPEALAQTRERLGLDTPVWIRYWEWLLGAVQGDFGVSLVSGEPVGPTLLLHFRNTLLIAIPAVLISVTLSLLLGVVAGLMRDKWADHSISVLSLIAMSIPEFMVAALLVLAFAIGIPVFPAVALDGPSASIPDLIPNIWLPVVVLSLAMAAYIIRMTRTSTIDVMASEFVTTAKLKGLSRKRIVFRHALPTALLPTLNVVAIDIAWLLGGVVVVENVFNYPGMGALMLDAVFNRDLPTIQAIAVLSALIYVICNLAADLAAMALDPRQRGRGQRARKKPAEDAPTQGAPA from the coding sequence ATGCTGACCCTCATACTCCGCCGTCTAGGTACCTCAATCCTGACCATCCTGCTGGCGTCCTTCTTCGTCTTCTTCGCCGTGCAGGCACTCCCCGGCGACGTGGCGCAGCAGATCCTCGGCCAGAACGCCACCCCGGAAGCACTCGCCCAGACCCGCGAACGGCTGGGTCTCGATACCCCCGTGTGGATCCGTTACTGGGAATGGCTGCTGGGTGCCGTCCAGGGCGACTTCGGTGTCTCGCTCGTCTCGGGCGAACCCGTTGGCCCCACGCTGCTGCTTCACTTCCGCAACACCCTGCTGATCGCCATCCCGGCCGTGCTGATCTCCGTGACACTGTCGCTGCTGCTCGGCGTGGTGGCGGGCCTGATGCGCGACAAGTGGGCAGACCACAGCATCTCTGTCCTCTCCCTCATCGCAATGAGCATCCCCGAATTCATGGTGGCAGCACTTCTGGTGCTGGCCTTCGCGATAGGCATTCCGGTCTTCCCCGCCGTGGCCCTCGACGGACCATCGGCCTCGATTCCGGACCTGATCCCCAATATCTGGCTGCCCGTGGTGGTGCTCTCGCTTGCCATGGCCGCCTACATCATCCGGATGACCCGCACATCGACGATCGACGTAATGGCTTCTGAATTTGTCACGACGGCGAAGCTCAAGGGCCTCAGCCGAAAGCGCATCGTGTTCCGGCATGCACTCCCCACTGCGCTCCTGCCCACGCTCAACGTTGTGGCGATCGACATCGCATGGCTCCTTGGCGGCGTGGTTGTGGTGGAGAACGTGTTCAACTACCCAGGCATGGGCGCGCTCATGCTCGACGCCGTATTCAACCGTGATCTGCCCACCATCCAGGCGATTGCAGTCCTGTCCGCACTCATCTACGTGATCTGCAACCTGGCGGCAGATCTCGCCGCGATGGCCCTTGACCCTCGACAGCGGGGCCGTGGACAAAGGGCACGGAAGAAGCCCGCGGAAGACGCACCAACGCAGGGGGCGCCGGCATGA
- a CDS encoding ABC transporter permease, producing MKTLLRISSPMAIIGLALIGINVLLALLAPWISPYDPVASDSAAALQGPTWQHWLGTDLFGRDVLSRTLNGGRYALGVTFVATTIAVALGAVIGSLVAYANNWIDDVVMRVVDAILSVPTILALLVVVTVFGAGAPVIVLAVVVVYTPAVIRVVRGAARSVTTLDYVTAARARGERALPIVTREVLPNVLDVVLVEYAMRASWVVLLISSLSFLGFGANPPAPDWGLMVAENRTALTVVPLATVAPVFALASFVIGLHLTADGLGKAFGIDRAMTGAAQ from the coding sequence ATGAAAACACTTCTCCGCATCTCCAGCCCCATGGCGATCATCGGCCTGGCGCTGATCGGCATCAACGTGCTGCTGGCCCTGCTGGCACCGTGGATCTCGCCCTATGATCCGGTGGCCAGCGACTCCGCCGCCGCATTGCAGGGACCCACCTGGCAGCACTGGCTGGGCACCGATCTCTTCGGCCGCGACGTGCTGTCACGGACGCTGAACGGCGGACGCTACGCCCTTGGCGTCACTTTCGTCGCCACTACCATCGCCGTCGCGCTCGGCGCGGTGATCGGCTCTCTGGTGGCCTACGCGAATAACTGGATTGACGACGTCGTCATGCGAGTGGTCGACGCCATCCTCTCGGTGCCCACCATCCTTGCCCTGCTCGTGGTGGTCACGGTCTTCGGTGCGGGAGCGCCGGTGATCGTGCTCGCCGTCGTCGTCGTGTACACACCGGCGGTGATCCGGGTGGTGCGTGGTGCCGCGCGCTCCGTCACCACGCTGGACTATGTCACGGCTGCCCGGGCGCGCGGCGAGCGGGCCCTCCCTATAGTGACCCGCGAGGTGCTGCCCAACGTGCTCGATGTCGTACTGGTCGAGTACGCCATGCGCGCCAGCTGGGTGGTCCTGCTGATCTCCTCGCTGTCCTTCCTCGGCTTCGGAGCCAATCCCCCGGCGCCCGACTGGGGCCTGATGGTCGCCGAGAACCGTACAGCGCTCACCGTTGTGCCGCTGGCGACAGTCGCCCCGGTCTTCGCGCTCGCCAGTTTTGTGATCGGCCTTCACCTCACGGCGGACGGGCTGGGCAAGGCCTTCGGAATCGACCGTGCGATGACGGGAGCAGCACAGTGA
- a CDS encoding CBU_0592 family membrane protein, with amino-acid sequence MDTFFLLSVLGWTGALCTITGYGLLTAGRLAATSRLFQALNITGSAFLFCSAYFSQAWPSAAVNALWAFIGLHALIMMLRTKKKAAPEPVPVEWLRFDDSTVTPPTLPLTLLPSSSVQHRTLTGV; translated from the coding sequence GTGGACACCTTTTTTCTTCTTTCAGTGCTGGGTTGGACCGGCGCATTGTGCACCATCACCGGGTACGGCTTGTTGACGGCGGGCAGGCTTGCGGCGACGTCGCGCCTGTTCCAGGCACTGAACATCACGGGCTCGGCGTTCCTGTTCTGTAGCGCGTATTTCAGTCAGGCCTGGCCATCAGCTGCCGTGAATGCGTTGTGGGCGTTCATTGGACTGCACGCGCTGATCATGATGTTGCGCACCAAGAAGAAAGCAGCACCTGAGCCAGTCCCGGTCGAGTGGCTGCGCTTCGACGATTCCACCGTCACTCCGCCCACGCTGCCGCTCACTCTGCTGCCGTCGTCGTCCGTGCAGCACCGGACGCTGACCGGAGTATAG
- a CDS encoding DapH/DapD/GlmU-related protein — MELHNLLEALNAGQTIPGSSPLHAVMHRVSQDALRITSELNGRYQEPERVRELLGQLTGKSVDDSVTVFPPFYSDFGKNITFGKRIFINSGCKFQDQGGVVIGDDCLIGHNTVLATLNHDLDPSRRADMHPAPIVLGRNVWIGSNVTVLPGVTIGDDAVVAAASVVTKDVPAGTIVVGSPARVVRSVHD; from the coding sequence ATGGAGCTTCACAACCTCCTTGAGGCATTGAACGCCGGCCAAACCATTCCGGGCAGTTCGCCCTTGCATGCAGTCATGCACCGGGTAAGCCAGGACGCACTTCGCATTACCTCGGAGCTCAACGGCAGGTATCAGGAACCGGAGCGGGTGCGCGAGCTGTTGGGCCAGCTGACCGGAAAGTCCGTGGACGACTCCGTGACGGTCTTCCCGCCCTTCTACTCGGACTTCGGAAAGAACATCACGTTCGGAAAGCGCATCTTCATCAATTCAGGCTGCAAGTTTCAGGACCAGGGTGGCGTGGTCATCGGAGACGACTGCCTGATCGGGCACAACACCGTTCTGGCCACGCTCAATCACGATCTCGACCCGAGCCGCCGTGCAGATATGCATCCAGCGCCTATCGTCCTCGGTCGCAATGTCTGGATTGGATCGAACGTCACCGTTCTACCCGGTGTGACGATAGGTGATGACGCCGTAGTGGCGGCTGCATCCGTGGTAACGAAGGACGTACCGGCCGGCACCATTGTTGTCGGCTCGCCGGCGCGGGTGGTGCGCTCTGTCCACGACTAA
- a CDS encoding LysR family transcriptional regulator — MPTDARRLEFLLAVARQGGILAAAESLHVTPSAVSQQISKLESEERVRLLDRGPRGVTLTRAGRVLAEAAENIERELIEARRRVMEIEGEVSGTVVIGAFQTVITGILAPMLAAFQRDLPGVDVVISETPSSKLPGVLRSGDADVVILERDLDTDHPAPRYTREVPLLDEPWRLIVPRDALSDQTVPDLDRLSWLGIDPDGASAQAFARVSANLKLTPRTAHSYSDFSSALSLVAAGQGVALLPALALERDLPDGIEIIDRPGLGSRRLVLRHRQSKREPSNAALAVIEAIVHQAGQLSLA, encoded by the coding sequence ATGCCAACCGACGCCCGTCGCCTTGAGTTTCTCCTTGCCGTTGCACGCCAGGGAGGCATCCTCGCCGCCGCCGAATCCCTCCATGTGACTCCCTCCGCCGTGTCACAACAGATCAGCAAACTCGAAAGCGAAGAGAGGGTGCGGTTGCTGGACCGGGGGCCGCGGGGCGTCACGCTCACACGGGCGGGCCGCGTGCTGGCCGAAGCCGCCGAAAACATCGAACGGGAACTCATCGAAGCGCGCCGCCGCGTCATGGAGATTGAGGGCGAGGTCTCCGGCACCGTGGTGATCGGCGCCTTCCAGACCGTCATCACCGGCATCCTCGCACCGATGCTGGCCGCGTTTCAGCGTGACCTGCCGGGGGTCGACGTCGTTATCTCCGAAACTCCCTCGTCAAAGCTGCCGGGCGTGCTTCGCTCGGGTGATGCCGACGTCGTTATTCTTGAGCGCGATCTCGACACCGACCATCCAGCCCCGCGGTATACCCGCGAAGTGCCGCTGCTGGACGAGCCCTGGCGGCTGATAGTCCCCAGGGATGCTCTCTCCGACCAGACCGTACCGGACCTGGACCGCCTGTCCTGGCTCGGCATCGACCCCGACGGAGCCTCGGCGCAGGCATTCGCGCGGGTGTCGGCCAACCTGAAGCTCACGCCACGAACCGCCCACAGCTACTCGGACTTCTCGTCCGCCCTGTCCCTCGTTGCTGCCGGACAGGGAGTTGCGCTGTTGCCCGCACTGGCCCTCGAGCGTGACCTGCCGGACGGAATCGAGATCATCGACCGGCCGGGATTGGGCAGCCGCCGCCTGGTGCTCCGCCACCGGCAGAGCAAGCGCGAACCTTCGAACGCAGCGCTCGCCGTCATCGAAGCGATCGTGCACCAAGCGGGTCAACTTTCCCTGGCGTGA